In the genome of Amphiura filiformis chromosome 4, Afil_fr2py, whole genome shotgun sequence, one region contains:
- the LOC140151041 gene encoding IQ domain-containing protein K-like: protein MSLIGEKKIPNLWEEICKEFALMRPPFKIEDDNESIATDIIEYNPAAHSPVMFGHIAEKVDVDSSTAENFDPAVSHPACVGYTLLQKPPPTPPASPPPPPDKKTCTPREYLEHYVFPVLLPALLAMLKQAKKERCFERRRFRFNGCDFLTEYLWRHNPNIPGREEDNLEDIPFVRRILAEHPRPPLPLSLVWTEFQAAIVIQSFWRGYKIRKEERIQELRAWQREWREENANIKDKVENFWKEHEPEHAEELQRSAKLRRSAGHPACFRLRTWSPSPERRPQTS from the exons ATGTCACTTATAGGGGAGAAGAAGATCCCCAATTTATGGGAAGAAATTTGCAAAG AATTTGCCTTGATGAGACCTCCTTTTAAGATAGAAGATGACAATGAATCCATCGCTACCGACATTATTGAGTACAACCCTGCTGCTCATTCACCTGTCATGTTTGGACATATTGCGGAGAAAGTTGACGTGGACAGCAGCACTGCAGAGAACTTTGACCCTGCTGTCTCACACCCAGCATGTGTTGGTTACACATTGCTACAGAAACCACCTCCAACACCACCCGCATCTCCACCACCCCCACCTGACAAAAAGACAT GTACACCAAGAGAATATCTAGAGCATTATGTGTTTCCTGTATTACTGCCAGCATTATTAGCAATGCTTAAACAGGCCAAGAAGGAGAGATGTTTTGAG AGAAGAAGATTTAGATTCAATGGGTGTGACTTTTTAACAGAGTACCTTTGGAG gCACAATCCTAACATCCCAGGAAGAGAGGAAGACAACTTAGAAGACATTCCTTTTGTTAGAAGAATTCTGGCTGAACA TCCTCGTCCACCATTGCCATTGTCATTAGTATGGACTGAGTTTCAAGCAGCGATAGTCATACAATCATTCTGGAGAGGCTATAAG ATCCGAAAAGAGGAACGCATCCAAGAATTACGAGCCTGGCAACGAGAATGGCGAGAGGAAAATGCAAATATCAAAGACAAAGTGGAGAATTTCTGGAAAGAACATGAACCAGAACATGCGGAGGAGTTGCAGCGGAGTGCCAAGCTTAGGCGTAGTGCAGGACACCCAGCATGCTTCAGATTACGTACATGGAGTCCATCACCAGAAAGAAGACCGCAAACCTCATAG